A window of Ignavibacterium sp. contains these coding sequences:
- a CDS encoding septal ring lytic transglycosylase RlpA family protein, translating to MRSIVKALLFLVFIALVGFTFVINDDDTPTLPTTDANEISLETKLPNFDPSLVDYVDLGTMKASWYGPGFHGRKTANGEKFDQMSYTAAHKSLRFGTLLRITNPKNGKSIVVRINDRGPYIEGRDLDLSKAAAHELGLMRKGVARLKVEELKINGLDEMVAN from the coding sequence TTGAGATCGATAGTAAAAGCATTATTATTTCTGGTATTTATTGCGTTGGTTGGTTTTACATTTGTAATTAACGACGATGATACACCGACATTGCCAACCACGGATGCCAACGAGATCTCATTAGAAACAAAACTACCAAACTTTGATCCGAGCTTAGTGGATTATGTTGACCTCGGAACAATGAAAGCTTCCTGGTATGGACCAGGTTTCCATGGCAGGAAGACCGCAAATGGTGAAAAATTCGACCAAATGTCCTATACCGCAGCTCATAAAAGTCTTAGGTTTGGAACTTTGTTAAGAATCACCAATCCTAAAAACGGTAAATCAATCGTCGTTAGAATTAACGACAGAGGTCCCTATATCGAAGGCAGGGATTTGGACCTCTCTAAAGCTGCTGCCCACGAATTGGGATTGATGAGAAAGGGAGTTGCCAGACTTAAGGTTGAGGAGCTGAAAATTAACGGTTTGGACGAAATGGTAGCCAATTAA
- a CDS encoding class I SAM-dependent methyltransferase has protein sequence MKKLNLGCGKDLKEGYINLDIVDYGGNQIHDLNSFPYPFEDNTFDEIFASHILEHINNFNKTITELYRILKPNGILIVYAPFFLNTKYFGDPDHKIPFSIRTFDNYEYIGNKKLKFYEKWKLDHRTNYETGAQFEVLEKRFITSHFPILKWMDFIVNIEPVIYERFFAGIFSPEEVYFKLRAIK, from the coding sequence ATGAAAAAACTTAATCTCGGTTGTGGAAAAGACTTAAAGGAAGGATATATAAATCTGGATATCGTAGATTATGGCGGAAACCAGATTCATGATCTGAATTCTTTCCCTTACCCTTTTGAAGATAATACATTCGATGAAATATTCGCTTCTCACATTCTGGAACATATAAATAATTTTAATAAAACTATCACCGAGCTTTACAGAATCCTGAAGCCAAACGGAATTTTAATCGTTTATGCTCCATTTTTCCTGAATACTAAGTATTTCGGCGATCCTGATCATAAAATTCCTTTTTCTATCCGAACATTTGACAATTACGAGTACATTGGAAATAAAAAGCTAAAGTTTTATGAAAAATGGAAATTGGATCATAGAACTAACTATGAAACCGGAGCTCAGTTTGAAGTTTTGGAGAAAAGATTTATTACTTCTCATTTCCCCATTCTGAAATGGATGGATTTTATTGTTAATATCGAGCCCGTTATCTATGAAAGGTTCTTTGCCGGAATTTTCTCGCCAGAGGAAGTTTACTTTAAACTACGAGCTATCAAGTAA
- a CDS encoding tRNA-(ms[2]io[6]A)-hydroxylase has translation MLCLKNKTKPEWIKFALENLPSIIMDHAHCEKKAAGTGMSLLSTYFDKKEISLIMSDLVEEEIGHYRSVIKLLDKMNLTLGRDEGDEYAKSLLSFVNKNEPMRMLDRLLTAGIIEARSCERLQILAENIENEDLRKFYKELSDSEAGHYVTFIKLAKLYFDEELVRKRLDELTQIEAEIVKNLPNKPLMHG, from the coding sequence ATGCTTTGCCTGAAAAATAAAACTAAGCCTGAGTGGATTAAATTTGCATTGGAAAATCTACCTTCTATTATAATGGATCATGCTCATTGTGAAAAGAAGGCAGCTGGTACAGGTATGAGTCTGCTTTCGACTTATTTTGATAAAAAAGAAATTTCTCTCATTATGTCTGACCTGGTTGAAGAAGAAATTGGTCATTATCGTTCGGTGATTAAACTTTTGGACAAAATGAATTTGACTTTGGGAAGAGATGAAGGTGATGAATATGCCAAAAGTTTGTTATCATTTGTAAATAAAAATGAGCCAATGAGAATGCTTGACAGACTACTGACTGCGGGCATTATTGAAGCACGTTCTTGCGAAAGGTTACAAATTCTTGCCGAAAATATAGAGAATGAAGACCTGAGGAAATTTTACAAAGAATTGTCGGATTCCGAAGCCGGTCACTATGTTACTTTTATAAAACTTGCTAAACTTTATTTTGATGAGGAATTGGTCAGAAAAAGATTGGATGAACTGACCCAAATTGAAGCTGAAATTGTAAAAAATTTACCCAACAAACCCTTGATGCATGGATAA
- a CDS encoding rhodanese-related sulfurtransferase — protein MNSYKVLLFYKYVEVPNPERLVEEHLNWCLQNDILGRVFFAKEGVNGTVSGTLENIEKYKKHLTSYPEFSDIWFKEDDSDSHAFKKIHVRLKKEIVHGDLEDVKLEHGGKKLSPEELLKFYEEGKEFVIIDARNWYESMIGRFKNAITPPLKNFREWKKYVDEELIKFKDKPVVTYCTGGIRCEKASAYLVEKGFKEVYQINGGIFNFIKKYPDTYWEGGMFVFDERRVVLPNSKPELKHIAKCYFCGEPTSYYINCHNVDCDRIIVCCHECKVKNEYCCSDECRKSPNKRKTYHG, from the coding sequence ATGAATAGTTACAAAGTTCTACTTTTTTATAAATATGTAGAAGTACCCAACCCGGAAAGGTTAGTTGAAGAACATTTGAATTGGTGTTTACAGAATGATATTCTTGGAAGAGTTTTCTTTGCAAAAGAAGGAGTTAATGGGACAGTCTCCGGAACACTGGAAAATATAGAAAAATATAAAAAACATCTGACAAGCTATCCCGAATTTTCTGATATCTGGTTTAAAGAAGATGATTCGGATTCACACGCCTTCAAAAAAATACATGTTAGATTGAAAAAAGAAATTGTTCACGGTGATTTGGAGGATGTTAAGCTCGAGCATGGTGGTAAAAAACTCTCTCCGGAAGAGCTTTTAAAATTTTATGAGGAAGGAAAAGAGTTTGTGATTATTGATGCGAGAAACTGGTATGAAAGTATGATTGGAAGATTTAAGAATGCAATCACACCTCCTCTCAAAAATTTTCGTGAATGGAAAAAATATGTTGATGAAGAACTTATCAAATTCAAAGATAAGCCGGTGGTAACTTATTGCACTGGCGGAATAAGATGTGAAAAAGCTTCAGCTTATCTTGTCGAAAAAGGATTTAAGGAGGTCTATCAGATAAATGGAGGAATATTCAACTTTATAAAAAAATATCCTGATACTTATTGGGAAGGCGGAATGTTTGTCTTTGATGAGAGAAGAGTTGTCTTACCAAATTCAAAACCGGAATTGAAGCATATAGCAAAATGTTATTTCTGTGGCGAACCCACTTCTTACTACATCAATTGCCATAATGTTGATTGCGATAGAATTATTGTATGCTGTCACGAATGTAAAGTTAAAAATGAATATTGCTGTTCAGATGAGTGCAGGAAGAGTCCGAACAAAAGGAAAACATATCACGGATAA